CTCTGGGCGGGTAGAGGAATAAAATGTTGTCTACCTTCGTAAATACTGCGTTCAAAAGCATCTAAACCATCGCAGCCACCAAAAAAGGCATCCATCCCGACAATCGCGAGTTTGACCGGGTGTAAGGCTTCTTCTGGTGCGACTGGTTCTGTTCCCTTACCTTGTTCTAAAATCATGTGGGCATTAGTTCCGCCCAAACCAAATGCACTGATAGCAGCGCGTTTGATAGGTTGATTTCCCGGCCAATTGGTGGCGCTAGTAACAATGCGTTGCGGTGAGACAACACTGTTGTCTGCACCTATCGGTTCTGTAACATTGATTGTGGCTGGAATCACGCCATTAGACATGCTCATCAGCACTTTAATTAAGCTAACGCTGCCAGCAGCTGTGAGCAAGTGACCGACGTTAGATTTCACAGAACCGAGTAAAGGTGTAGCTTGGTATTTACCGAAGAAGGTTTCGATAGATTGGAGTTCGGTAGTATCACCTAACAACGTGCCAGTCGCATGGCATTCCATGTAATCTATATTGTTAGGATTAATCTGTGCTTCTTCGTAGGCGCGTGCAAACGCGAGGGTTTGTCCTTTAGAATTGGGGCTAAGTAGGTGTTTACCCCGGCCATCATTAGAAAGACCATTGCCCGTGATGGTAGCATAAATGCGATCGCCATCTCTGATGGCATCACTATATCTCTTCAGTACCACCATCCCGGCACCTTCCGCAGTCAGCATCCCGCGTGATAATTTGTCTAGGGGACGGCTGATATCATCATTTTCGGGATATCCTTGAATACCAGAAAACAACATCCTAATAAATAGCGGATCTGCACAGCTAATACCACCAGCTAACATCAAATCAGCTTTGTGTGTCCACAAATAATGAGATGCCAACTTGATAGAATATTGGGGCGATGAACAGGCAGCATCAATACAAAAATGTATATTTGATAATGAGAAAGCTTGGGCGATGATTGCTGCTGGCAAGCCTGATATCATCGCATTGTAGAATGAGGCTTGTTCAGATGAATTTAAAGTAGCTAAATTAAAGTCTTGCTGCTGTAATAATTTTCTGAGTGCTGGTGTGAGGACTTGTTGATAAATAGGTGCGAATAATTGATTAGATGCTTTGGTAGGAAGAGAAAGTGTCCCTAATATGACTCCGCATTGAGAAAGAATAGATTCTTGATTTAAGTAACCGCTATGTTGCAAAGCTTGTTTGGCAACATGCAGTGACCATTTAAAGGTATTATCTAGTTTTTCTAGTAATTCTGCTGGTAGTTTGTAGCCTGTAGGATCAAATTGAAAATCGCGGATGAATCCGCCTTTGAGGGAGTAGATTTTATCTGGTTTTCCTTTACTTGGTTCGTAAAAGATTTGGGGATTGACTCCGAGTTCTTGGGAGGTTATTGATGATGTGGAGTCTTTTTTTTGGATAAGATTTTGCCAAAATTCTTCGGGATTTTTGGCGTTAGGAAATAAGCATGAGAATCCAATAATGGCGATTTTTTCCACGGGGAACTCCTAGGTCTTAATGCTTTAAACGCAGAGGTACGCAGAGTTAGCGCACCAGGTAGCAGAGTTTTTATAGGTGAATATTTAATTGGTATTTAGGATTTTGGGTGCATTAATTTGGCTGGGAAAATAATTCCTTTTCCTCCGAGAAGTTGTGAGTAAATTTTCCCTTGTTTATCATGTACGAAGAAATCAGCAACTACACCTGTTTGGGTTTTACTTTTAACTTCACAGGAGACGTAGAAGGGTTGGTTATAGGGTGTTTTGGCAAATTGTTCGTATTTTTCTTGTTGTCCTGGTAAGCAAATTTCTTGATGATAATGATGTAGCCAAATCCATAAGGGATGGGTACTCAGATCGGTTGTGAATCCATTTATCCAATAGGCTGGAAATTGACCTTGTTTGGTTTTGTCGATTTCTTGCCAAAAACATTCGACGGTGATTTTTTCAGGAGTAATATTGATGACTCTTTTGAGTTGTTGAAAAGCTGGGCCATGAAATAATGCTGATTCTCCTGCTTGATAAAAGTCTTTACCTGTGGTGGTGATGATGTTATCTTCAGTCAAGTTCAGTTTTTCGTAGATGGGGGCGGGAGGAATATCACGCAGGAGTTTCACTTGGGTACTGAAGTGATATATGGTTTTACTTTCTGGTGTTTTACTCCAGATTTTACATAGGAAGTTTATTTCGTGATGATCGAGATTTTTGGATGTTTCTTGTAAGTCGAGAATGTATTCATCAGCTAAGGTTTCGTTAAAGGTAATTCCTTTGAAGATGCGGAAATCTGTGCTACTGAATGCTTTGTATCCTGGATATAATTTTTCACAAACATCGGACATCCATGACACTGCACAGGTTGCTGGTAAAACCGGATTTCCAGCGATGACATGATCCTGTAAAAAGGGATTGGCTGCAAGTGTCAGTTTACGACGGATGCGATAGGTACGAAGTTCAGAATCTAGAGGCGCAGCAGGTGTGGGCATGGGGCTGCCGATCACAAGTTGTGTGGTATTGTGATGAGCAGGATGCAGTTCTCTAACTAACATTTGTGTCCCTGCTTCTACTGGAATAATATCGATTCCCCGACGCGCAAATTCTTTTTTCAATTCTGCTGTCACCATCCCACTATCCCAACCTCCCCAGTTAATTGCAACAACGTGAGATTGAGGATATTTTTGTTTGAATAAGTGGGCTGATTTGTTGAGAATCTCGTTAGCGATCGCGTAATCAGATTGTCCGATATTACCGTAAAAACCAGTTACGGAAGAAAACAAAACCAAATGTTCTATCTGGCTAGGTTTGACACAAAATAAAATATTTTCTAACCCTTGAACTTTGGCTGTATAAACTTTTTCAAAATCCTGTTCTGTTTTCTTTTCAATTAATTTATCGGCTAAATTACCAGCACCGTGAATTATGCCTGTAATTTCACCCATGTGTTCAACAGTCGCAGTTATTTTTTGATTCAAAGCTGAAGTATCAGTGACATCTACGCTAATATATTCAGTTTGTCCACCTGCTTGCTGAATTGCTGCTAATGTTTCTTTAATTTCTCTACTTGA
Above is a genomic segment from Fischerella sp. JS2 containing:
- a CDS encoding SDR family NAD(P)-dependent oxidoreductase; amino-acid sequence: MITATQIRPTSVFLVSGGAKGITAKCVIKLAQQHPCKFILLGRSELLETEPDFAQNCFDEATLKKRIMEYLLSKGEKPTPMSVQKIYNQLTSSREIKETLAAIQQAGGQTEYISVDVTDTSALNQKITATVEHMGEITGIIHGAGNLADKLIEKKTEQDFEKVYTAKVQGLENILFCVKPSQIEHLVLFSSVTGFYGNIGQSDYAIANEILNKSAHLFKQKYPQSHVVAINWGGWDSGMVTAELKKEFARRGIDIIPVEAGTQMLVRELHPAHHNTTQLVIGSPMPTPAAPLDSELRTYRIRRKLTLAANPFLQDHVIAGNPVLPATCAVSWMSDVCEKLYPGYKAFSSTDFRIFKGITFNETLADEYILDLQETSKNLDHHEINFLCKIWSKTPESKTIYHFSTQVKLLRDIPPAPIYEKLNLTEDNIITTTGKDFYQAGESALFHGPAFQQLKRVINITPEKITVECFWQEIDKTKQGQFPAYWINGFTTDLSTHPLWIWLHHYHQEICLPGQQEKYEQFAKTPYNQPFYVSCEVKSKTQTGVVADFFVHDKQGKIYSQLLGGKGIIFPAKLMHPKS